The Carassius auratus strain Wakin chromosome 40, ASM336829v1, whole genome shotgun sequence genome has a segment encoding these proteins:
- the LOC113058461 gene encoding intraflagellar transport protein 20 homolog, whose product MAKDPLGEAGLHFDELNKLRVLEPDVSHKTIVLKEECEEFVDKIGQFQKIVGGLIELVDELAKEAEAEKIRAIGARNVLKSVEKQREAQQQQLQALIVEKKMQLERYRIEYEALQKVEAKQSEFIDQYILQK is encoded by the exons CCCGTTGGGCGAAGCTGGTCTTCATTTCGATGAACTCAACAAACTACGAGTCCTCGAGCCTGATGTGAGCCACAAAACCATTGTGCTCAAAGAGGAATGTGAGGAGTTTGTTGACA agatAGGCCAGTTTCAGAAAATTGTAGGTGGACTCATTGAACTTGTGGATGAGCTAGCAAAGGAAGCTGAAGCTGAAAAAATTAGG GCCATAGGTGCAAGGAATGTACTGAAATCGGTTGAAAAACAACGGGAGGCTCAGCAGCAACAGCTTCAGGCTCTGATTGTAGAAAAGAAAATGCAGTTGGAAAG GTATCGAATAGAATATGAAGCTCTTCAAAAAGTCGAAGCAAAGCAGAGTGAATTCATTGATCAGTATATACTGCAGAAATAA
- the LOC113058460 gene encoding sigma intracellular receptor 2-like — protein sequence MFLRVLEIIYFFYFLSHIPITLMVDLQPLLPEHLYPSELKALLQWYAAEFKDPMIMDPPVWFRSFVFCEALVQLPFFPIAAYAFMKGGCKWIRTPAIIYSVHVATTLIPILSHVLFYNFPLVPHPGPQTLKERLTLVSIYAPYLIIPVMILLTMLFSSTYNSTSLKGNASSKSKKQR from the exons ATGTTTCTTCGCGTTTTAGAAATCAtatatttcttttactttttgtCCCACATTCCAATTACTCTCATGGTTGATCTTCAACCTTTACTTCCTGAACATCTGTATCCATCCGAG CTGAAAGCCCTACTGCAGTGGTATGCTGCTGAGTTCAAGGATCCGATGATAATGGACCCTCCTGTGTGGTTCAGATCTTTTGTATTCTGCGAGGCTCTCGTGCAGCTGCCCTTTTTCCCAATTGCTGCATACGCCTTCATGAAGG GTGGCTGCAAATGGATCAGGACTCCAGCAATCATTTATTCTGTTCATGTGGCCACTACTCTAATCCCCATTTTAAGCCACGTCCTTTTTTATAACTTTCCACTGGTGCCACATCCAGGACCCCAAACTCTGAAGGAACGTCTGACCCTGGTGTCCATTTATGCGCCGTACCTCATCATCCCGGTCATGATACTGCTTACCATGCTCTTCAGCTCAACGTATAACTCAACCTCTCTGAAAGGAAACGCTTCCTCAAAGTCCAAGAAACAAAGATAG
- the LOC113058457 gene encoding fibroblast growth factor receptor homolog 1-like, giving the protein MSSTWGPAILIVFSTSSDETSRSDFFKTCDAFGVIMTNNSSPYFNGINIDFGHTILICIYAVTMFFMIVLGCLCLNKYRSMKKTIRELRQRRPAVIPQVPSQDSPSPDVLKIPELPDRTKEDPLQRQQSKLSCRFPWKPPLQVPRFTKGDLSLIQLIKAGREGAFYKARIIRGTCNGHSLVICKIGKEGITSKQMENEVSIMRKLAYHKNVMQLLDWNTVEQPYMLLMEFISCGTLRSFVQKHKDELIADPELQSQFTIASYHIALAMEHLHSKMVVHSNLALRNILVSQFPWEVKVAEFGLARDLTRMRSRHSSRKKQYKERVPLRWYPPEYFRNNYYSSKGDVWAFGILLWEMQTFGTLPYPDLNTSEQVVYSICAGYRNTVPDTCRPEIENVMQDCWLDPYTSRPAFTHIVKILESIVERDGDYVDVDNQRIMNAREK; this is encoded by the exons ATGAGTTCAACCTGGGGACCTGCTATTTTAATCGTCTTTTCTACAAG TTCCGATGAAACATCTCgctcagatttttttaaaacatgtgaTGCTTTTGGTGTTATTATGACAAATAACAGTTCACCTTATTTTAATGGGATCA ATATCGATTTTGGACACACAATTCTAATCTGCATCTATGCTGTTACCATGTTCTTCATGATTGTACTCGGATGCCTTTGCCTAAACAA GTATCGGTCAATGAAGAAGACCATACGGGAGCTGAGGCAAAGGAGGCCGGCTGTGATTCCCCAGGTACCTTCCCAAGATTCTCCATCTCCTGATGTCCTGAAAATTCCTGAACTACCGGATCGTACTAAAGaggaccctttacagagacaacAAAGTAAATTGAGCTGCAGATTTCCCTGGAAGCCTCCACTACAG GTTCCTCGGTTCACAAAAGGAGACCTGAGCCTTATTCAGCTCATAAAGGCGGGTAGAGAAGGAGCCTTCTACAAAGCAAGGATCATAAGGGGGACATGTAATGGCCATTCACTGGTCATTTGTAAAATTGGAAAAGAAG GTATCACCTCAAAGCAGATGGAAAATGAGGTGTCTATTATGAGAAAGCTGGCGTATCATAAAAATGTGATGCAGTTGCTGGACTGGAATACAGTGGAAC AGCCGTATATGCTGCTCATGGAGTTCATAAGTTGCGGAACCCTCCGCAGTTTTGTTCAGAAACACAAAGATGAACTGATTGCTGACCCTGAACTGCAGAGCCAGTTCACCATCGCGTCCTACCACATCGCCCTGGCCATGGAGCACTTACACTCCAAAATG GTGGTGCACAGCAACCTTGCTTTAAGGAACATTCTGGTGAGCCAATTCCCATGGGAGGTGAAGGTAGCAGAGTTCGGCCTGGCCAGAGACTTGACCCGTATGaggagcagacacagcagcagaaaaaaacaatacaag GAGCGTGTGCCGCTGCGCTGGTATCCTCCAGAATATTTCAGGAACAACTACTACAGCTCTAAGGGAGATGTCTGGGCATTTGGCATTTTGCTGTGGGAAATGCAGACATTCG gCACCTTGCCGTATCCAGATCTGAACACATCTGAGCAAGTGGTGTATAGTATCTGTGCTGGTTATAGGAACACTGTACCAGATACCTGCCGTCCAGAAAT AGAAAATGTCATGCAAGACTGCTGGTTGGATCCCTACACATCTAGACCTGCATTTACACACATTGTCAAGATCCTGGAGAGTATCGTGGAGCGTGATGGG GATTATGTGGACGTTGACAACCAAAGGATCATGAATGCAAGAGAaaagtga